The nucleotide sequence TCGTTTTTCATCGTACGGGTCCCTAAACGTCTTCACGACAATCGAATATTTAGGATAAATTCCATCACACAAATAGTATCCGTGCGGGTAGTAGCTCCCGTTTGCATAAAAAGATGCCTTCACAGCTCTACCAGAAATATAGTCCTCTACGAATGGAGATTGCTCGAAAACGTTTATATCATTACATGACCTTGCCACGCCAAAGTAAGCTGACCAAACCCAAAGGCCCTGTGAGGCAACCGCTTGAAGAATAATAGTTGGTCCGTCTTGGTCAGCTCGTGTGtgttgacctcgccatgcggtCGAACAATTATACCACTGCCAATGACGACAACCCAAGCTCCCGATCATGCCCGGTAAACCATGGAGATTAGAATGGACCTCGTAAATTTGTTGAATGTCGTACCATGTGGGCTTTCTCAAATAACGCGCACCGTACAAATCTACAATAcctttaaaaaatataactttaagCTAACTAAAAAAATATGAATGCATGTAATGTTTATAGAATAGTAATGTACCTTGACAAAAATGTTCAAAGGTATCTCGCGTTGTTTTCTCATCCATTTTTAAATATTCGTCGTTGATGTCCGTCGTGTTTCCGTATGCAAGGACTCGTAGAGCTGAAGTACACTTTTGAATACCGGTGAATCCAAGTGCCACAATAACCCCTACTCAAAAGCACTGGAACTTGAagccatcaaaaatgagatgaggcagttttatacagaagcagatccctcaaaaagaaaattctcctcactcataggctatatGGGTCCAGGAGATATaaatgattatctcaagataaaagcaaggcaagctaaagtcaAAGCTAAGATTGACAGTGAAAAAGAGAGTCTAAGCGAAGAGGGCATTGCAcatagactggagttctaccttacaaaggtaaagcagatagaagaatttgcccaagagttaaacaaagaaaaggctgatcataAGAAGAAATTAAGAGAACAACTTCTCTACTTCATTATGACAGAGAAGTTCTAttctgctgaagaacaacagttcaAGGAATGGCCTTTAgtcgctttaaagcatgaggcagagAGGATTCAAAAGATAaagaatgatcctacaaagaagaaaactgctccaaactggagtaagtacaaaaacctcattgctgacctcactgctgaatgcaagggaaagaaaaaggagctggtagatgctaagatggacactgctgaagccatatcaaaatggtctaggcagcaaactgatgaagcctatgagaggctaaagaaaaggAAGATCACTGTttcagaaggttcaaagaaacaagaacaaatgatgaagctggAACAGCAAATTGAAAGCCTCAAAACACTGTTAAAATCAGCAGACAACCTTACTCTTgagacaaaccaagaagaaggcaAACAGCTGTCTGATAAGGAGgtcaaagaaaaagaagcagagtatctcaaggacaccatcatgaaaatgggtctaaaagaagatagctcagcaagaattcaaaacctttttaagaaggtattaaattgtcatgcatcaccaaacactgcaacagacatgACAGAACATGAAAAACAAGAGCTTATtggacaagaaactgcagaagacatagctgcagcaaacaaagtcattgaagaagcttttAAAAGAATGTCTGAtagtttgcatgtgttttcaaggccatcatctCTCAACTCATCAtcaaataaatctctcccaagaaacccattaggcttaaaaatactaaagtggatgtctgatcaaaagacccacgtattgaccctggtcagagccaatggtgaggtgaagtatatatcaaggaaagaagcactaggcctaagtgttgaagatatgcaggatctccttgaactttcactgtgcagggatgaggatgaccaaAGTGCCAAGGAATTTGAAGTTGAATTTAAGAGTCATGcaaaggcactcttgatgagtaataaaggttctgaataaggaagggttttggcattatttgttccagggggagattgttgggattgaaccctaacagaggaacagataatgtaaagccaaaaccggatcccatcagtggactctTAATAAGCAGTAGTTTACACTaaactctccccttgacagtggttatctaacagctgatggatcttaagtgttgctcaactacaacaactgatgaaccaaactctgatgattatctaaagactgctgaagataaactctgttgctctatctactgctggttcctaagtactgctgaagactcaagcactgccctctcaaagactgatcacctttgaagaaagcactgaagattcaacatctgtgctcaggttacaacagtggaacgtgaagcagtagttttccttagttTTGCATTTTACTGCTTATCAGATGTtgcatgtcagtagtttgtatagaacagtatttatagtttgttaggtcgttagatgtcactatcatggtgacgtcagctgaggtacatcagtagtttggtttgtctataaatatgacagtactctgtactgttatatttgatcgttttgagtgagttcttctcctcaattcatcctttcatcttgtgcaaccaactctggtgtatcaggctgagggggagtttagattgtaagcttgcattgtaatcttttgcttttatgtaaatcttttgactcaatgaaaagcaattgtttatcaatctatactttcctttgattatatttacaaagtttgctattcatttccgctgcacttatctCATTTCATATGTTCTGATTATACgatttatgcaaacaaacacaatcaagacggcctcagatcctaacaaaggTTGTTGGTAAGTAGCTGTTATACTGACCGTTAGCAACGGTCATTGGCCAATTCATTTGATCTCCGGCATGGAATAAAGGACACCATGtgcttttttttaaaaaaacgtcCCGGGGTGGTTGATGGGCGTTGTGGGGTGTTTTTTAGGGGAAAAACGTTCAAAACCCCCCACTACGAGTGGTCTTATTACTTATATTTTAAGAACATATACTATATACTTtttcattcaagtatttaaaaaattattttaaGTTCACCTAATATCAAAACTAACATTAACAAATAGTTCGAATTTCAATTTAATTTCGTTTGTATAAATTCTAATAAGAAAACAGTTGTTTCCAAAGCTACATCCTTGTAAATACACCTCACAATCAGAAGACTGTAAGTTAAAATCAATATGTAGTGATGTAATTATCTTAGAAAATAGAGAAGTTGCTTATACTTAGAAAATAGAGAAGTTGCTTTTAAAATAAATTAGCAACAAAACATAAATTGTCTCCTAATTCCTTTGTATATTTTGTGTCAATTTGAGAAGATATGTCTTAAGAGGCGAACGTAAGGATGTTATGTactatatatatagtttttcagATACTTTTTAATTTTCTTGTTGAAACATGATTGTTTTTGTATAAGAGTTTTACATCATCTAGGAATGACAAAAATACCTAAGTCCGACGGGTATACTCGAAACCCGAAGTATTTGAGATAGATATATCCAATACCCGGCAGGTATTGGGCCGGGGCATGGGAAAAAAAAATCGCCGGTATGAGACGGATTAGATCATACCTGACCCAATTACCCGAAACTAGATGCCTGTTTACCTAAAATATATACCCGAAAATTTTTAAAT is from Helianthus annuus cultivar XRQ/B chromosome 9, HanXRQr2.0-SUNRISE, whole genome shotgun sequence and encodes:
- the LOC110876125 gene encoding uncharacterized protein LOC110876125 is translated as MVELEKRLEADRVQVRVDRAAFEQVVTYLLHSSEFDKVLGDVYTKLLAHVRHQGIVDLYGARYLRKPTWYDIQQIYEVHSNLHGLPGMIGSLGCRHWQWYNCSTAWRGQHTRADQDGPTIILQAVASQGLWVWSAYFGVARSCNDINVFEQSPFVEDYISGRAVKASFYANGSYYPHGYYLCDGIYPKYSIVVKTFRDPYDEKRAYFEKVQEFSQKDIERCFGVLQQR